A DNA window from Agrobacterium vaccinii contains the following coding sequences:
- a CDS encoding ABC transporter ATP-binding protein has product MILSLSGVRKSYTTTEGTIEILKGIDLDVLAGESVALTGESGSGKSTLLHLVGGLDHPDGGSVVVGGQDISSFDDGGRARYRRTQVGLVFQQFNLIPSLNVAANISFHARLAGRHDPAWEAALTEELGLSAYLARYPEQLSGGQQQRVAIGRTLAVRPPLILADEPTGNLDEATGDTVLDLMLTLARNAGSALLLVTHSSRLADRLDRKVVLCSGRIAG; this is encoded by the coding sequence ATGATTCTTTCCCTTTCCGGCGTTCGCAAATCCTATACGACCACTGAAGGGACAATCGAGATATTGAAAGGTATCGATCTTGATGTGTTGGCAGGCGAAAGCGTGGCGCTGACGGGTGAGTCTGGCAGCGGCAAGAGCACGCTCCTTCACCTAGTGGGAGGGCTCGATCATCCAGACGGTGGCTCGGTGGTCGTAGGCGGGCAGGATATTTCGTCTTTTGACGATGGAGGGCGTGCAAGATATCGCAGAACGCAAGTCGGCCTCGTGTTTCAGCAATTCAACCTGATCCCGTCGTTGAATGTCGCGGCGAATATTTCCTTTCACGCGAGACTTGCGGGTCGACACGACCCGGCATGGGAAGCCGCACTCACGGAAGAATTGGGCTTGAGTGCTTACCTTGCCCGGTATCCAGAGCAACTGTCTGGTGGGCAGCAGCAGCGTGTGGCGATTGGGCGGACGCTTGCGGTCAGGCCTCCTCTTATTCTAGCAGACGAGCCCACCGGCAATCTCGACGAGGCCACCGGCGATACCGTGCTGGATTTGATGCTTACGCTTGCACGCAACGCAGGCTCTGCGCTTCTCCTCGTTACCCATTCATCCAGATTGGCGGATCGGCTGGATCGGAAAGTCGTCCTGTGTAGCGGGCGGATTGCCGGATGA